aatttaaagatgaaccccGCAATGATGAATACCCAGAAATGGGCATTTCCTACAGAAGAACAGAGTGTGAATAATTTTTTGAATTAAACCCCTGGAGGCTATTCTGTGCCTTTTGCTGTAGGTACAAAACACTCTCTCAGACTATACTTTCTCAGCTTTGCATTGCCAGACACCTCTTGAAGAGCTCCATCTCGTGGTAATGAAAAGTACTGCTGCTCTATAGCTATTGAGTAAAAACTATTTGAGCctggcaagtacaggtatgggacctgttatccagaatgctcaggacctggggttttccggataaggggtctttccgtaatttgggtctccataacttgtctgctaaaaatcatttaagtattgaataaacccaataggactgttctgcccccaataaggggtaataatatcttagttgggatcaagtacaggtactgttttattattacagagaaaagggaatcatttaaccattaaataaacccaatagggctgttctgcccccaataaggggtaattatatcttagttgggatcaagtacaggtactgttttattattacagagaaaagggaatcatttaaccattaaataaacccaataggactgttctgcccccaataaggggtaattatatcttagttgggatcaagtacaggtactgttttattattacagagaaaagggaatcatttaaccattaaataaacccaatagggctgttctgccccaataaggggtaataatatcttagttgggatcaagtacaggtactgttttattattacagagaaaagggaatcatttaaccattaaataaacccaatagggctgttctgcccccaataaggggtaattatatcttagttgggatcaagtacaggtactgttttattattacagagaaaagggaatcatttaaccattaaataaacccaataggactgttctgcccccaataaggggtaattatatcttagttgggatcaagtacaggtactgttttattattacagagaaaagggaatcatttaaccatgaaataaacccaatagggctgttctgcccccaataaggggtaattatatcttagttgggatcaagtacaggtactgttttattattacagagaaaagggaatcatttgtaaaaattagaattatttgcttataatggagtctatgggatatggcctttctgtaattcggaactttctggataatgggtttctggataagggatcccatacctgtaatgagtTGTCTCTCCTGTGTATATTATGGGAACACAATAAGATGTTTCCTCAAacgaaaaataaatgaaataaaactccacccacaaagtgaatttattttcatttataaaaagtGCTATAATCTTTATTGTATGGGAGAGCTTTCAAGACGAGTGTAACCTAAACACTTGGTTGCacaagttgcaactttttcgacttGTTGCATggaaaccgcaacttttttggtattgttgcacaaaagccaatgtcaaaatacccgaaaacctctaaaaccacgtaGCAAAGAAAggtcttccaattgtaaaagagacgtctgccattgacttctgcatgatctcaacaggttttagatggaatATTTTCAGAATCAGAATTGTTGTCGTTTTGTCACATGATAAATTTtggaaaagttgcactttttcatgcaaaaatttgagttttagtggaaaaaaaagaattgtgaaaaaagtacgaactttagtaaatgccccctttcaTTTTGATTACTTGTCTTACTCCTCATTTACACTGAAAGTTGCAATAGCTAATAAGCTGGAAAGGGAAAGCAGCGAACAGAGACTGTAAGGCACTTTTACTTACGTACAGTGTACAAAATGCAGTCTTGTGATACAGTCCTCCgtcattttttttcacaaaattctAGCATCATTGCGGCTCCAGGCAGAGTTGCGTCTATTGTGAATCGGGTGCAAGTTGCGGTTAGTAGGCAAGGGGATGTTTGCTCTACTGGAAATATGCTGCTGCCCCGCTACAGTGGGCAAAAATAGTCCGTGTAGATCCTGCGCCTAAAAGTGGACGCCATTATTCACGCCAGAAAGAGGAGAACATGCCTAAGAGAAGCTCATACCAGAGATAGCTTCGATATTTTTCACTTGACATTAAACCTGATGGATATCTTTGTAGGAGAAAAATAATTTCCTGTTGTCAAATAAATATGGAAACAATGTTTAGGGTGGGGTGACTTGTGTCCCCCTATCCGCATTTATATTCAGGCTTATATTGCAGCACCAATACCAACAGAAAAGTCATATAAATacgtttatattctgtatatagtgCCTGATACTTctttacaataaaaatgttactGAAAATGCCAGAATAGTTTAGGATTTTGCCAATAATCTCATAAGGGTTGTCGTGATCAAAATGAAGGCTTTTAAAAGCCACAAAATCACTGTAGAATTCAGCTCTGTGATCAAAAGCCACTTTTTAGTGCAAGTAATGTGCTGCCTTAAtctaatactggtatgggatccattatccggaaatctgttatccagaaagctccccaTTACTGGaaggcctgtctcccatagactccatgttaaacaaataattcaaaatgtcctttttttctgtattagcAAAACTATAACATGTACTTGGTCCCAAGCTATAACTAATCcttaataaaggcaaagtaatcctattggatttatttcttgtttaaattatttttagtacacttaaaaaatggagatccaaattatggaaagatgctttatccagaaaatcccaatcattctggataacaggaatTCTCAATGTAAAAATGATAATTTTGGGCACCACAGTGACAGGGCAGGAACAGCACTTATCATATGCAACAAATCTATTGGACATTGATTGGTACTCATCAGGGTGAATATGTATatcctaggccagtgatccccaaccagtggctcaggggcaacatgttgctccccaaccccttgggtgttgctcccagtgcccccaaaccagggagttatttttgaactcctggcttgggggcaagttttggttgtataaaacccagtgtaattgccaaacagagccttctataggctgccagtcccacataggggctaccaaatagccaattatagcccttattggcacccccaggaacatgttccactttttccatttgaattcggctcatgggtataaaaggttggggacccctgtcctagggTGACAGCTAAATGCTCCGCACGTTCCAGATTTCTATAAAGAGACTAATCGTACATGGATTTGTAATTCCTTGCTTTATTGCTCACGTTTCTGCATGTTTATTGGtgattttccaaaaatatatcactttttttaaatttaggcaGAGCAATTAAACTGAATCACCATATGCAAAGGCTGGCTCCACCTAGCAGCGTGTATAAGTGTGCCGCGCTGCTGCCTTAGTCACCCCATAAAGAATGTAATGACACATCCAGGTGATATCATGTGAGCCAGCTGGTTTATAAAAACCCATTCCCAACAGGAGCTCTCTATCATTTGATATTAGGAAATTCCCAAGGGAAGAGCTTCGGTGTAGCCACGGCAATCCCGTTAGTCTGGTTGGTCTGAAGAACCAAGATCTGAAGAACCAAAGAAAACCACAAGCCATAGTGCAACAGACACATCTTTTTAGATCTCTCCGAACTACTTACTGAAGAGACATGGCCTACTTCATTCTGCACATACTTGGCATCATCCTGGGGGCAATTGGTGTGCTACTTACCATTATTGTCACATCAATGGCCCAGTGGAGGGTCTCCTACATGGTGGAAGGCAACTCCATGAACTGTGATAAACGAATTGATGGACTGTATCTAAGTCGCTGGGATGGCTTATGGGTGACCTGCGTGTCCAAGCACCAAGGCAGCATGCAATGCAATAACTACGATTCCCTGGTGTCCATCACTACGGACTTGAAGACTGGCAGAGTGCTGATGTCCTTCGCGGTGGTCATCGCCATTATTGCTTTCATCATTGCCATTGTCGCTTTCTGCTTCTCCCGATGCTGCAGAGGAGGAGAGGGGAGCAGATACTGCCTGTTTATAACAGCTGGAATTGGATTTATTTTGACCGCAATCCTTGTAGTGATCCCAATAAGCTGGACAACCAGCAACATCATCTTCGCCATTAACAACCCTCTGTGCAAAACGGTGCAACGACAAGAAATAGGGGAAGCTTTGCTCCTTGGCTATCCCACTATCCTCTTCCTGCTCATCACAGGAGCCATATTCTGTTGGCCATACCCACGTCAAGAGAGATGCAACAGTATTGATTCCTGTTCAGACTCTTCTATCCCAAAACCAGCGTATATACAGTGCCAGACCCAGGACAGAATGCCACCCCAAGCTCAATATTCCCGAAGCCAATACATCTAAAGTGGACAATTACCTGTTCCTTCTTGTAAGCCGCATACTCCCAAAGATCTTCAACAGTGAAAGAAACTCCACACATTACACCACTGGGCCTAAAGCCTTCTCCCATGCAGAAAGTTCAACTGAAATGTGACTTGTGGGTATTCACAGACTGAATGtacaaaaatgtctttattattattaggttTTCCCCTAGTAGACCACAGAGAAGCCTTTTTTGCACACGTATTCTACAGCCATTGTATTTTTAGTATaagttatttaaattattttgatgTATTTTTGGTAGAGTAGATGTTTCCATGCCATAGTGACCAGCCATGGTGACCCCCATCACACAACAGTAGAGTATACATGGGGAATAtttaatggaggggggggggtatctgtgtgatgGGAACTTGGGTAGTACTTGCAGATGTTTTTGGTTTCGATGTTTATTGTAAACACAACCACAGACTGCAAAAACACGGAATGGAAATATCTCCTCATACCTGTAGAAGAGGAAGGTCTAGAGATGTGTAGCATCATGTTCTAGAAAGAAAC
This sequence is a window from Xenopus tropicalis strain Nigerian chromosome 2, UCB_Xtro_10.0, whole genome shotgun sequence. Protein-coding genes within it:
- the cldn17.1 gene encoding claudin-8, yielding MAYFILHILGIILGAIGVLLTIIVTSMAQWRVSYMVEGNSMNCDKRIDGLYLSRWDGLWVTCVSKHQGSMQCNNYDSLVSITTDLKTGRVLMSFAVVIAIIAFIIAIVAFCFSRCCRGGEGSRYCLFITAGIGFILTAILVVIPISWTTSNIIFAINNPLCKTVQRQEIGEALLLGYPTILFLLITGAIFCWPYPRQERCNSIDSCSDSSIPKPAYIQCQTQDRMPPQAQYSRSQYI